The sequence cctccccctctttctttttcctttctccttctgtgatgaggctgcgttttaacgttttaatgttgtattttaatcttgtttttaagttgtattcattcagcttgtttttattattgcttgttagctgccctgagcctggccttggctggggagggcggggaatgaataaataaattattatgattatgattatgattattatcatAGAGCACCAcataatcaggatgaatgctgaatcagCAGGGTGTCTGGAGAAGCCTTGAAACAGGTGGAAAGCATTATTGTTTGGTTGACTGATTCATTGACTGAATTAGAAGCAGGATGTCACCTCACTATCCTCTCAAAAATGGGGTCTATTTTAGTGGACCCAAAGGAGAACTTTGGACAAATCCCTTGAGTTTCCATGAGAAGtaaaggaaaggggaagggggaagagtgATGTTGTGTCAGGCGTGGAGAGTTCTCCTCTCCCTTTGGTAAcatcacagataagaattaacaagCAGTTGATCTATTTATAGTCCTTTTAATACAGCACCATGTTGCAAGCAGAAAtacacagctctccgcaaggaggGCAGTTGGCTGCTCTAAATCCTCCTTCCGACTTCCGTAGCATTTTAGGTGCCAATGGGAAGTTCTTCCCTCCCTCTGACTTCTTTGCTCTCTGATATGTTCAGACCTCCGAGTCTGTGGTGAGGGGGGTTCCCCACACTCTCAAGTGACATCTCaactagctgccccctccctttgGGTTCCCTTGTCATTGTCTCGTACCTGGGCAACTCTTCCCTCAGCTGTTCAGCtcctgtctctctgcttctgaacacaCTGTGAACAAGGGTGTTTGTGTGACTTTTCCCCTCCATCTCTCCATCGGAGAGGAAACTGGTCTGCCATAGAATGCATTCCCCTGTCCTCGTCTTTAGACTATTCCCTGACATGTTgtgatcatttgggttgccctttttgTAAATTTTGATATGTTATGGGGTGCTGCAAGTTATTATTCTCTCCCCAGCGCTATTTAAGATCTATACGCTATTGAAAATCTATATGAAGTCATGGGGTGCGGTCCTGAGGAGCTTTGGAGCAAGGGGCCACCAGTATGCCCATAACACACAGCTCTAGGGACATGGCTGGCAGGGTGAtctactgagcttcttgggcttgcttgtcgggaggttggcggttcgaatccgtgcgaCAGTggcaagctcccattgctctgtcccggctcctgccaacctagcagtttgatgttgttttttaatttttttatatgaataaaataaagaaacataCAACAAAAAGCAATACAAGATTCAAATGCCAAAATTCcgctgaatctcctgacttccccccaacCCTTCTGTAGATCCTAGTGGTAATATTTACACCTGCATATCAAAACTGTCCAAATTTTGTCTTTCCAAATTGTCCATACTTTCCATTAAtttacaagtgtggttaaaatcctgctaatgttttaacctgcttacaaTTGTCTTgctttctgagcttcccagttaatgttgccatttcagcatagtccatcaacttggtttgccattcttctctgctcAGGGTTGTTTCTTCcgtccatctctgggctagtagcatccgtgcagctgttgtcgcatacataaacaatcttttctggtcctttggtatgtcggtacctataattcctaataagaaggcttctggttttttaaacaaaagttattttaaacattttttccaattcattatatatcatctcccataaTTTTTCAGTTACTTTATagccaagtggggggagaatgtgggaattttccaatgttatcctgatgacagtgaaGAGACTGAGGATAAACAACAGCAAAGGCCCACACCCACTAATGAAGGTTCTGAATCTGAATCTGAATCGGATGATTCAGCGGATTTCAAGAGTGCTACGGCCTCTAtgcgaccctctgaaggctctgatcgagaattggaggaaccactgttcactataggccacttttctcctaagaaagaagaggagtgttGAAGACTTATGACtaattcgcaggtctgaaagagccacgagaggtagacctccaaagagatttgctgatgaatttacacatccaccacatatgataaaaggtaccttctttttcttgacatttccagcaggtatttgaacTCGTTCTATTTGGAGCCAAATACcaccagtacatcattttcatataattttatgTCAGTGAACAAGGTCCCAtaaatttcaaatctgttttccATTACCTCTCCCAATCTGCCATTTGTATATTGTGTCCCAAGTCCCaaactctggcttccatcaaggTGTCCCAtcgcgccagaagcggtttagtcctgttggccacatgacccggaaagttgtctgtggataaacacccGATCCCTCATCCtgatagcgagatgagcgccactccccatagtcacatttgacgagactgaaccatccaggggtctttacaCCTTTACATTAACACACAGCTCTCCTTCTCCATAACAGGAGAGTCTCTGAAGGCTTGTGACCAGTGTCTGGATGCACCAGTGGACTCAATAAGATCCAATAAATTGTGTTCAAATCCTTCAAAGTCCACTTACCTTTAAtggtcaggtggtggtgtggcCAACCAAGTCCACGCCCGCAATTTGGTGCCCTGCTGGGGAGGGTTGCTGCCTGCCTGCGGATTGACCAATTGTGCCAGGCTTAGGTGCAGGCATTCCACAGGGGGTGGGCCCAACCAGCCACTAGGCATTGCTTTGCCCCGATCCCTGGGGGGATAACTTGCCCAGGCCTCCTCCCCAGTTTGTCGTTGGATCTCCCACCCTCCGCCCCCTTTTTCATATGTCTTATTTTCATACTAAGACCTTCCTATGAACACTGTCAGCAGCCATATTTGGGGCCTGGTGTCGGAACTCTGCACGACCAAGCTACTCCTCCTCGGACATTCTCCGTCATCTCCATCGACAGTAATAAATgacctaagcctttgatgaggctctaagcaCGTTCTCATTCCCCAGAGTATACAAACATCAGCAGAAGGACGAGAAatatatgagctacattgctacgttttatttctaactacgcaggacagaaaagaatatacatCTGCTCTCTGTGAAGGCAGAGAACCAActggaacaaagaaacaggaaaccagtaataacaacatccgtctcccgtctcccgtgagacttccaacagtctggagtgtaaacagagtcttgtgactccaaaatctgcacagtggcataaacagaaaTCTAACACCTgtcaggaatttttccacttggcaactTGGCAATTTTCGCCTTCCTCATAGCAGTactcacaactttgtgaggttaggcattgggtaagccttagtcTTGGCTGGAGGGGAGGTTACAGCCTCTGTCCGCCCCTTCTTggttaagggtatcctgttaaagggatctgtgAGGAGTTGCTACTGTCTGGATGCCCAGGTGGGGGCTGGGGCCATAGCACTCCTCCAACAGGGACCCCTCGGTGGTTATCCCTACTTGATGTAGGTCATGGGGGGCAGGTGTGGACTACCCTTAGATGCATTCCCAGCAGGTGGACTGCGGTGGAATAAATGGCTATACGCAATGCCAATGCCAAACCAttcacatctgtaatcaatagagCTGTGGCTCATTTGGACCCAATGTTATGCTGTTGTCTTGTCTGGTTTTTCATCACTTAGGGAGTGACAGGAACACAGGAGCTTGGCGCACAATTTGTAGGCTTTTTGGATGATTCCCACTTCTAGGTGGAGTTGCACTTCCCCTAAAATAGCAAGTGCATAGTTTGGGGGTACTCTTGGATACACCTTTGTCACTAGAGACCCATGTGTCCTCTATGGCTGTTTGTGAACAGGAATAGCCTGACCACTGGAGCAGTGGAAAAGTTGgagctggactactgcaatgcactctttctggggctgcccttgggtctggtGCAGAATCTCTAGTTGGTGCAACGTGATGTGGCCAGATTGTCCTTCCGAGATTTTGGTCAAGAACATCtggcaccccaccccccatttgaaGGACTATCCACTTAAACCTATTTTCTGCTTTCTGCAACTTCCATTCCTGATCCACCAGAGGACCTCTTCTCTTATTCCATGACTACTAAGCTTACCCAGGAGGCACCTTGTTGAAAGCTTTTTGGGAATTCCAAAATTCCAAAATGTctgtttctttattaaatttctacactgTCCTTCACCCAAtgatcttagggtggttcacagcataaaaatacaggataagaCCAAAAAGtctataataaaaacaagaacaaaaacaaaaacctaccaAAAAACCTACTCAATCGCTTCTGTCTTTACGTGCAATTTCAGttcccttttccccctctcaAATTCATCAGAATAGCCCTATCCTGTGTTAGCATcagtgcgggggaggggggattctGCCAGGGCTCACGTATGATAGTTCAGGGAACTTCTAACTCTTAATCTTGGGATTTTTCACCAAACTTTGGCATTTGCATCTCACAGTTTGGAGGCAGATCTTGGAGTTTTCGCAAACATGTTTTTCTTCAGCCCTGCAGTTGCAGGTGGAGCTGCATAAAGTGTTTAGGAACTTGCAGAGGTGGTACTTCTTCTCCGTATAATTATCAAAATGatagtgtgtgtggtttttttgcttcCAAAGATCACATCTGAGTCCACTAAAGGTGATGTTATGGATATGAGGCAGAAAGGTCTGGCAGATATATGCCTCCTGAGCCACCCAAAACTTGGGGGGGCTGAGATTTAGGACAGATGATAACTGCACCAGAATGAGGTTGGCTTGACTTCTCTCCACTTCAGATGTGACCCCTCTGCAGGGCTCCGTTAGTGAGAAGAAAGTTACTGCATCTTGCAAggaccacaacaaaagacttctaaTTCTTTGTAAGGGAGGTGCTCGTTCCTGGGAGGAAAAAGATGGTCCTCATTCTACTGCTTCTACTGCCTTATGGGGACTGTGGGAAACTGAAGACAAAATGCCTCTTGTCTTTGGAAAGGGATGAGATAGATTCACCTAATTATTTCAGGCCAGGAGACCACCTCATCAGTGGGGTCCTTTCTGCCACAAACACTGTGTTTCATCATCATATCTTTAGCCAATGTCCTTCCACCAGCTTTTATTGGTAAGACGTTTTGTGGGGAtggatattaaatattaaaatattattaaaataaaatattaaactacagtggtctgttaaacattaaaagcttccctaaacagggctgccttcagttgtcttctaaaagtgtagaagttgttcttctctttggcatctggtgggagggtgttccacagggcaggtgccactaccaagaagggcctctgcctggatccctttaacttggcttcttggagtgaggaaacctccagaaggccctcagcgctggacctcagtgtccgggctgaacgatgtgagtggagacgcttcttcaggccgtttagggcttaaacgtcagcaccaacactttgaatatattatgtcccacatcctGCGCCCATTTTATAATAACGCAATTTACCTGGTCCTCTTTAGTGTCCCATTCCAAAAGCTTGTAAACGTACTGAgaaccaatgcagatctttcaagattggtgttatgtggtctcggcagccgctcccagtcaccagtctagctgccgcattctagattagttgtagtttccgggtcatctttaaaggtagtcccacatagagcgcactgcagtaatccaagcgagagataactagagcgtgcatcactctggcgagacagtctgtgggcaggtagggtctcagcctgcataccaggtggagctggtagacagctgccctggacacagaattgacctgcgcctccatggacagctgtgagtccaaaatgactcccaggctgcgcacctggtcctccagggacacagttaccccattcaggaccagggagtcctccacagctgcctgcctcctgtccccccaaaacagtacttctgtcttgtcaggattcagcctcaatctgttagccgccatccaacctccatctgcctcacacaggaccttcactgccttcactggttctgatttgaaagagaggtataGCTGAATATTAGAGGTAGAACAGAAATATCACTTGGACAGTGCTGGCATGTATATAATTTCTCCCCCCAGGAAAGGACCCACAAAGTACTGGCAGCTCCTCTCCTTCTTGTATGCCATTCAAGCGATCAACCAGAATCAAAAGCTGttacccaacatcaccctgggctacaGCATCCATGAGAACTTTTTTGATGGAAGGGTGACCTATGATGCTTTGCTAGACATGTTGTCAATTGGGCAGCTGAACTTTCCAAACTACAGCTGTGGTAAACAGACTAACTTACTGGCTGTTCTCGAAGGGTCCGACTCTCAAAACTCCATCCAGATTTCAAACGTGTTGGGCATCTATAAAATCCCACAGGTAGGAATGGAGAGAGATATAatagcattatgatattggcagtcttATTTTCAACTACCCTACTGTTTATCCCTAGCATCAAATTTGCCTTCTTTACGGCTGCCACAACCTTCAAGGAAATCACTGTTCCCACCAAAGGGTCCTTGCACTAGACCTTCCTCCTGCCTAAGACCTTCCCAATCTCATGTTGGGCTTAGAAATATTTAGGCTTTGATCTGAAATCAAACAAGATACAaatcttccttctcttcccaggTCACTTATGCTTTTGTCTCTCATGTTCTGAATGATAAGAGGCATTTCCCTTTTTTCTACCGGATGGTCCCCAAAGAAGAAGCCCTGTACCCAGGGATTGTCAAGCTGCTCCAGCACTTCCGATGGACGTTGATTGGCCTCCTTGCACCAGACACCGACAATGGAGAGAGGTTCCTGAAGAGCTTGACACCCGTGCTCATCAAGAGCGGAGTCTGTGTTGTCATCTCACAAAGCATCCAATTACTGAATACAAATGGAGTATACATACCTCGTCTTCCATTCCGCAAGTGGAGGCAAGTGCATGTATTTGTTTACTACGGGGAAAGGAGTTATTTCTTAAATGGACTACAAATTATACAACAGTTTTTTGACATATTGATGAAATCCATTTTTGGGAAAATCTTCATCACAACAGTTTTGTGGGATGTCGCCCTGGAGCTGATGTATAATGAGATATCTTTCCAACACATCCATGGTATATTTTCCTTCTTCACTGAGACAAGTAAAGGGGCAAAATACGGTGATTTTCTACCCTTTTTCTTTGGTATTAAGAAGTTTTGGGAGGatgcttttaattgtttctatttaaaGCATGCATTCTCAGTGAAAGGCCAGacaagatgcagagagagagagaaactggagaGGCTTCCCCAAGATGATCTGGAAAGAATCCTCTCTCTAGACAGCTACAGGATCTACAACACTGTGCAAGCCGTGGCTCGTGCCTTAAATGCTGCATATTCATCTAGATCTAAGCAGAGGGGAACTGAGAGAATGGGACTTCAAAggctacagccatggcaggtattttCTTTCCCTTCATAGACATCTCAACTGAGCATGACAATCAATTGTATTGTTGCAGATATtgaatattgtgcagtttgaaacgattggaagcataagaactggaagcattcatttccttttggaaatgaattATCATCCAGGCCCATAGAAATATTATTCACTCTTTACTGGCAGAACTCTTCATAACAGAATGAAAACCTCAttctgtccagcacaggctcgggatctctctctctctctctcttttaccttCAGGAGAGCTTCCTTTCCATATTGCCTCTATTGAGTTTTGGAGCCAAAGAcaaaaaggcaactcccttcaaaaagGAGATATTGCAATCcaataccttcatcacatgatctaaggttacaacactcacatgttaaACCAGTTAGTTAATCTTAATCTCAGCAAGAGCCCTGAGCCCTTTAGAAAAAAACTACTATGGAAAAAACCCAAAGTTTGCAAAACACATTACCcgttttccattttaaaccttccttaatacatatacatttttcatttctgtttgctaTTCTTATTCTTGCCTCATTGCACAGCCCCCCGAGCAACTGCTCCCATCATGTGCCCAATTCTCCTTTCCCCGCAAGTTGGAATTATTTTTGGCAGGAGAAATGACATTGATCAGGCTGTCTCTAGTCTCTATTCCTTTCACACCCACTTGACTCTGCTCTGGCTCTCTGCTCCCTCCACCAAGCTCCTGCCTTTCCCTGCTGAAACCCATATTGGAGATTTCATTCAGTTTGCCTTGAAAGGAAAAACGAACCTAATTCACTCTTTCTGAAAGAATCCAAGGGGGCAGCTTCCTTCAAAAACATGCTTACTAGGAGAAAATCACACAGAAATGCTGAAGAATTCTGAtgagtttctattattatttaaaaaatgcttcagaaatgtggagaactgaatttaagattggggtttgtgtgtgagagagaaaacagtATGAACCAAAAGTGACAAGATCCCTCCATGACTATTTGAGTCTGCAACCAGCCCTAAGCAAAGGGGAAGTGGAttgtcagtattattattattattattattattattattattattattatataatttttattaaattttcaatcgaacaattccaaataaacattttacaaatatccaatgacttcccttcttctctttccatggttcattttacaccCCTGTATATTTTgctataaccattcaaatcagttttctaCTTTTACATCCATTAAACATTATTTACatggttgaatttatcttaatgctgccaccattttcagctgcatacaGTTATTTCCCCTATACTCAATAAATGCTTTCCACTCTTCTTTCAATGTatcttcttcttgctctcttattctgtatgttaaatctccaatttctgcatattctgtccaCTTAAGTTGCTAGTCCTCTTTAGCTGggacctctctcactttccatttctgggccagcaaAACAGGGGCCTATGCTTCCCTTTATTCTAAATGCTCTCATCTTTGCTTCTGTTCCAGCTCCACCCTTTCCTAGGAAAcacccagttctacaattcttccATGGACAGAGTGTATTTGGATGAGAACGGGGAGCTGGCAGCCAACTTGGACATTGTGAACTGGGTGGTGTTCCCCAATAAATCCGTCCTCAGAGTGAAGTTTGGGAGTATCGACAGACAGGGATCCCCAGACCTGAGGTGCACCATCGACCCGGAGGCCATTGTGTGGCCCAAGTGGCTCAATCAGGTGACGGGGAGTGGGAATCATGCCTGTCATTTTGCTGTCTTTTCTATGAGTTCTAATAAGTGCTCCCTGTTCTGTGGGCTGCTGCCCTCACTTGCCTGTCAACTCCAGCACTGGGCCGTTGTTCCAGATAGTACCTACAGCTCCTCTGCTCAGCTGGGTGCCAAAGGAGGCTTCCTGCTAAACTGTGTgaatggggaaagggggggttCCTCGCTTTTCTCTTGTTGCATGTATTTTATCAGTAGTGAATAGCTCATGGCCCATATACAGAACTTTCTTTAATGGAGGTCCTTTGTTTTTTTCGGAATTTAATCATGAATCATTCATGTAATGGACAGTGATGGGAAATGCTGAGTTTCAAGCTATAGTCTAGATGCTACAGCAGATGACAACATACTATGCCTCAAAGAACAATTCTCATTGACGCTCTTCATCTTTGTGCCTAGACGCTTCCTACTTCCAGGTGTGTGGAAAGCTGTCGCCCTGGATCCGTCAAGGTGATTCAGGAAGGGAAGCCTCTTTGCTGTTATGAATGTCTTCCCTGTGCAGAAGGGACCATCTCCACTCAGGAAGGTGGGTGACTCCAAGGGAAAGGCTGGCCTTGGGGAAgagagaagggttcagtcagGAATCTCTCAAAACCACTTCTGGGCAGGATCAGGCTGGTATGCTTCATGTGTGGGAGAGAACTGGGTGGttcaaattatcatcatcatcaatctctTTTTATGATTATTGTTTACGATATTGTTCTAaaatgtatcatcatcatcattatatataaatatattaagctGATTGGGAAAAGAGGATATAAACATGTCAATCACTAAATGCCTGCCCACCCATTTCCCACTTCTTAGCCCTACTATTCATCCTTACTCCAAAAAATACCTTTGATCAAATGTGAAGGAGGgaggtctaaaccacggagcctcttggtcttgctgatcggaaggtcagcaattTGAAACCACGCGACGGGCTGAGGTCCCGTTTCTCTCTGAGCTTcttccatcctagcagttcgaaagcacaccagtgcaagtagatggtTAGGtttcactgcagtgggaaggtaaacggtgtttccgtgcgctgtggcATTCGTCATGGTGCTcctttgcgccagaagcggtttagtcatgctggccaaatgacccggaaagctgtctgtagacaaacaccagctcccttggcctgaagcaagatgaatgcTGCACCCCAAAGTtgtctttgactagacttaactctCCCGGGGTCCTTAAGCAGGGAGATTGTTATGGACCTAGGGTAGATATTAGACTTCTGCACAGACCCCTGATCCTCCTTTTGG comes from Podarcis raffonei isolate rPodRaf1 chromosome 2, rPodRaf1.pri, whole genome shotgun sequence and encodes:
- the LOC128408865 gene encoding vomeronasal type-2 receptor 26-like encodes the protein MYIISPPRKGPTKYWQLLSFLYAIQAINQNQKLLPNITLGYSIHENFFDGRVTYDALLDMLSIGQLNFPNYSCGKQTNLLAVLEGSDSQNSIQISNVLGIYKIPQVTYAFVSHVLNDKRHFPFFYRMVPKEEALYPGIVKLLQHFRWTLIGLLAPDTDNGERFLKSLTPVLIKSGVCVVISQSIQLLNTNGVYIPRLPFRKWRQVHVFVYYGERSYFLNGLQIIQQFFDILMKSIFGKIFITTVLWDVALELMYNEISFQHIHGIFSFFTETSKGAKYGDFLPFFFGIKKFWEDAFNCFYLKHAFSVKGQTRCREREKLERLPQDDLERILSLDSYRIYNTVQAVARALNAAYSSRSKQRGTERMGLQRLQPWQLHPFLGNTQFYNSSMDRVYLDENGELAANLDIVNWVVFPNKSVLRVKFGSIDRQGSPDLRCTIDPEAIVWPKWLNQTLPTSRCVESCRPGSVKVIQEGKPLCCYECLPCAEGTISTQEDADHCKKCPENQHPNMNRDQCVFKHITFLAYEESLGVVLLSLALLGSLATSFVLGIFIKYNETPIVKANNRDLSYILLVSLLLSFLSSFLFIGRTRKGTCLLRQTAFSIIFSVAVSSVLAKTITVVLAFLASKPGNSVRRWLGKSLANSIVISCSCVQVVICMIWLGISPPFPDSDMHSQPGEIILQCNEGSVAMFYGALGYMGFLVAICFTVAFLARKLPGAFNEAKLITFSMLVFCSVWVSFVPTYLSTKGKYMVAVQVFSILASSAGLLGCIFIPKCYIILLRPDLNTKEHLTAKTKNST